The Helianthus annuus cultivar XRQ/B chromosome 15, HanXRQr2.0-SUNRISE, whole genome shotgun sequence genomic sequence TCGCCATTGCCAGTCCCATATTACGCCACCTCCTCCGTATTTGTAATTCTGGAACACTGAAGCCATTTTGTTTTTCGCTAACCGAAAGATAAGAGGGTATTCCTCCTTTAATGGTCTGCATATTGCCCATGTATCTATCCAGAAGAGCGTCTTATCTCCCCTCCCAACTTTGCTTTTTAAACACTAAATGACATTTATGCCTTCCTTTTTAAAATCTTCCTCAACTCCCACAATTGCTTTCCAAACCCCGGGCAACGTTTTTTTCACTGGAATGCTTGATGTTACGCTTCTATTATGATGTATTGATTCAATCGATTTGACCCACAACTGATTTGGCTCTTCTTTTAGCCTCCACCGCCACTTCATTAGTAGCGCTAAATTCATCTCACGTATCCCACCTACACCTAGTCCACCCATTTTCTTTGTCGCCACAATTTTTTCCCATTTTACCCAACGAATTTTGTTTACACCTCCACACCCGTCCCAAAGGAAACGTCTTCTAATACCCTCCAATGTTTTTATTACCGCTTTCGGCGCTTTATACAATGATAAATAATGATTTGGAATACTACCCAATACCGACTTTATTAACGTGAGCCTCCACCGCAAACGAGAGGAGCCTTGCCTTCCAGTTCGAAAGCCGCTTATTAAACTTGTCGATCACTTCCTTCCAATTTCTAATTCGGTATAGTTGGTCGGAGAATGTAGGGGTACTAAAAAAATTTCTCTCAATTTCCTTGGAATAAAGAAATTCAACATTCCTTTTAAACAGTGAATAAATTCAACCAAAAGAATTGGAATCTCTGAGTCCCTTATCACCATCCTACCATTGTCACCTCTGTCTCccccagtggcggatctaggattccgaccaagggataacgttttataaataagccgtaacgaaatcgaaaaaacgtcaaatttttccaaaatttacactaatttttccaaattttttCCAACCAAGGGGTAGCGGGGGTTACCCCTACCAAagaggtaggtccgcccctggtcTCCCCGCCAACATGACAACTAACGTTTACGTGGTGACCACTGCTGCCAGGACCTGAGATTCGGCCTCACCGTGGCGCAAAAgtgaaaacaatttttttttttttttttttttttttttttttttttttttttgtgatccAAGGGCCTAGAAGTGCAATGGCACTAGGGGAATGAATGTGCATTCTATGAGCTAATATGATTATCTTAGGTTTGTACTTTGTTACGTATTTGATATTTAACTTAGACATCgtttataatatttttaataaaaaataaacaaaattaaaacTCAACCCTCCCATCATCTTTCACTCTACTATATCACCATTCACACAAACCTTACACTATCATTCGGTGTCAAAACCAACCAAAGATCCTCCTTCCCCAAATTTATACTCATGATTCGTATTTTGCCTTTTTGTATCCCCTATATTTGATATTCTCTTTGCATAATCCTTTGTAGTCTAAAATTCTTGGGCGACACTGAGAAGGTGGTAAGCGTCTATCTTAAAACAAGAACATCCAACAAGGGTTCTACAATGTGGGAACATGGTCGACATAGAGGCTTGAATATATAGTTTTATAAAGAGATATAAACATATGACGCTAATTGACTAGGGTTCTACCAACAACGATTTGATATAAGGATACAATGTAACTTGTCATGGTCTCTATGTCGTCTTCGATATTAAGAACTAACAAAAGACCACAATAGTGAGgtgcaaaagcaaaggtgagcAAGGAAGCAGTTGATGATGATTGTTTCCTTAATATAGGAGAAAAAGGATTTGCTATTAactttttgtttaatgattgtttccTTAATGTATAGGAGAAAAAGGATTTGCTActaactttttgtttaaaatgaAGGAAATCAATATTATGTTATTATAACTGACGAAAAAACAAGTTGTTGCTTTATGAATGTACGTTTACGTTTATTAAAAACTAAACGTAAAAGAATCACTAAATTAAATTTGATAAAACATTAATATATTAATGTCATCTTAAACAGGATTTAATAAATTCATTAATATTTTTAAAATTGTTTAATTCCTACGTAACAAAGGTACCGCAATGAATTAACAGTTTAATACATTTTAAAAATCTGGTCTAttgtatttttgtatttagtCAGCGGTCTCCATTGATGTTGACTTTTCTTTCTCATCAGCATTGATGTTGATTAAGTCAATTTAATCAAGTTTTTCTTTAATATAAATACTAAATAAAAAGTTTTTATAAGATAACTATTTAACCAAAGTTTAATTATTTTCTATACCCATAAACCTTagtttatatttataaatattttatttatatccCACCGACGGACCCTTTTTCAGGTGTCACTAACTTTTGGTACTCGGATTCTATCAACTTGATTAAATATACCTCGGGTCGGATTGGGTCAGTCAAACTATTTAACTCAAAACCTAGCATTATTTAAATTCAAGATCCTAACCAACGGTTATATAACTTCGGTTATGTGAATAAGTTTAGTTTATAAAGATGTTTAGACAACTTCTTTATAGGTGTCTTTATCAAAAAACCTAGAGCGTCACTCGGGTTTCAGCTCTATATATTATTTTCCATCACGACTCCCATCTCGTAAAGGTGGGTTTGCCCCTCCTATAAACTTTACCCCAATGAATGTCATCGACTATTCAACTATATGACAACATTGGGCGGTACAAAACAAAGATATACATTTCAGCTGATCGAAACATAACATATGTTAGTGTAAATGAAGATTTCTAAAAGTTTTTAACCCCAATACATAGAACTTTGACCAATAGAAAGATGACACACGATACCATGATACAAAATTTGAAACTCAAAATCTTTTCAATAACGATTATCTAGTCGTGAACCCCACCAATAACAGTCTCCATGTTTAGGTTGATTTATACTTTTCATGAAATTATTTGCAACTCTtaagtaactttatttttatagaTTTAATAAACAGTTTCAAACATTAAATCAACGCTATATTTGGATTactgacggaccactagagtatcatcgtgtTATCAGTGGATCCACCCGAACATATTTATCTTCACTAGGCAAtgatgtctatacaccaattttgaaggaaacccaataaatctgtaaccccccccccccccccccccctcctctTATGTAATGATCCTAAGCCTTATCCAGCCTCTAaaattattagaaaaaaaaaaaacactaactaaatCACCACCATTGACTTATATTAACTACTCTATTCTACCTTCAACTCTACTTCTCCAAATAAGCATGTTCTCAATCTCTTCATCTACACTCCATAACTTGAAACAGTTGAACCCTTAAAATCATATTATAAATCAACCATTAACGCCATTCACAAACAGTTGAATCTGTACGTCAATCTTCATACCCATTTCACCATGTTCAATTATCGACTAATAAACCTCATTTTCACATGTTCTTCTCTTGGTTTAATCCTTTATCTCTTCTTCTCATCATTTTTGCTTCTACCCAACACCCGAATCTTGTCGCACGCAGCTGATCAGTTCTCGTATCCCACTTCCATCGATCACATCGTGTTTGGGATCGCTTCGAATGCAAAAACGTGGCCTGAAAGCAAAGAATACGTTACAATGTGGTGGAAACCGGATAACATGCGAGGTTGTGTCTTTCTTGATGTTCCGTTGGATGATAGTAACACCTCGCTTCTCCCGCCTGTTTGTATATCCGATGATACTTCGCGCTTTCGCTATACTTGGCGTGGGGGTTTCCGGTCAGCCATACGGGTCGCTCGGGTCGTCTCCGAAACCGTTGCATTAAACCATACAAACGTCAGGTGAATTCAAGAGTAAGAAGTAAacgtaaaaaatgtttttttttttttttttttttttttttgaggcggATAGAATATATAAAACCAGACTAGCAAAAGTTAAGACGGAAAAAGATTAAAAAATGCTTATAATTTTTTAACGACTTATAGaatatataaaagtcggactagcaaGAAGCTAGACGGAAAGAAGTAAAATATACGTCTTCTTTTAACTgcaaataaaatgtataaaaacaTGACTAGCAAGAAACTAGATGAACATAAGTAAAACATgcttattttttttaacggcagaTAGAATATATAAAAACCCGACTAGCAAGAAGCCAGACAGATAGAAGAAAAAAAACACTTATAtagaatatatataaaaacccgACTAGCAAGAAGCCAAACagatagaagaaaaaaaaacacttatataGAATATATAAAAACCCGACTAGCAAGAAGACAGAcagataaaagaaaaaaaaacgctTTATTAATTAGCATTTAAAAACGTTTGTGATTGATTCTTCGGTACTATGTGTTCAGGTGGTTTGTTTTTGGGGACGATGATACATTGTTCTTTCCAGAAAATTTGGTGAAGACGCTATCGAAATATGATCATGATCTGCCATATTTCATTGGGTCGAACTCGGAGAGCTTTGTACAGAACAGACTCTTCTCATTTTCGATGGCGTTTGGTGGAGCTGGATTCGCGATCAGTTATCCGTTAGCAAAAACGTTGGCGAAGGTGCTTGATTCGTGTTTGGAGAGATACCCTCATTTGTATGGAAGCGATGGGAGAATTTATTCGTGTTTAGCTGAACTCGGAGTTGGTATTACTAGAGAATCTGGTTTTCATCAGGTAAAACCTTTTCGTAAAATTGAGGCCCTTTtcgtaaaaataaataaataaataaagaaacaaacaaacaaacaaaattgcTTTAGATCCTATTATTCTTATATCATGTTTGTGTATACATCAATCTTAAAGACAAAATAACCtacatataatatattttttagagTTTGGTGGGGCCTAAAGAAACGGGAGCCCAAGGCCCTAGTTTTATTTCACTGCCTTGAGCCGGCGCTGGTTTTTGGAGGGTGTTCTTATCCAAGAACACCTTCCAAAAAGGAAAGCGGTGTGCCGCATATTCTTTTTGGTGTACAATATATATAGGGAGGGAtgaattgttaaaaaaaaatggTGACGATGCGACAATTTTTATAGGTGTTTTTGAGTTTTCTTATTGTTTCAGATGGATATGGCGGGAAATCCATTCGGAATATTGGCAGCACATCCAATGGCACCATTGGTAAGTCTTCACCATACCGATTACCTAGACCCGATTTTCCCAAAAATGACGAATAGAGACGCGATACGCCATTTGTACAAAGCCGCAGAGTTAGATCCTCACCGGATCTTACAACAAACAGTTTGCTACGATCGTTGGTTTTCATGGACGATTTCAATCTCATGGGGATACGCGGTTGAGGTGTTTGATACCCATGTGCTCTTGCCGGACGTGCTTCGAGTCCCTGAAACCTTTAGACCGTGGCGAAAAGGTAGCTTGTTGAGCACGTTATTTAGTTTTGACACGAGGGAACATGATGAAGATCCTTGTAAAAGACCAATGGTGTTTCATATGAACACTACGGTTCGCGATGGAGATGAGACTATAAGTATTTATAGAGCAATGGAAAAGGGGAATTGCACAACCACCCTTGGATCTCCAAGAGAAATTGAATTGGTCAAAGTGCATGCTCAAAAATTGAACCTTAGCATGAAACAGGTAACATGAACTTACTTATAACCTATGTATGACTTGAGAGTCTTCATAAACCGTTGAAACTAAAGAAAGTCAGTCAGCTTGTCTCGTTTCAGATTTATGTTTTGACCTACGGTTCGGCGTTTCATGAACTGGTTTTATCCAGGGGCGGAATCAGAGGGGGGTCAAGAGGGTCCGTTGACCCTCCGGTCACCGGAACTTtttgaatttatatttataaattttgagtttttgaagaacAAACTTAGAGATGGACCCCCTAATTTGAACCAATGTACAATATAAGCTTATGATGATGACCCCCTAACTAAATcgttctggttccgccactggTTTTATCATTTTGAAGAATTTAACAAAAACTAACGATttaagaaaaagttttaaaattaGGTTTATTTGTAAAAACCGAATCGTCAAATCGCTGAAACCAGTCAGTCCGATCAACCCACCCAACCCTACGGTTTGGTTTGTCTGTTTTCTCAAACAGTAGTTAGTCAGGGCCGCCCTTGAAAATCCCTAAGAATTCGAGAGTGCTGACATGGGGGAATATAAAAAACGGGCCTCTAGTTGGACTTTTTTCTTTTTGTTGACGccaagttttgttttattaatgaGTTTAAACATAAATTTAAATGTTTAGTTTACAACATTATTGGGCTAATGGGTAATTGGGTTCAATTTAAAAATGGATTTGATGGTCTAATGGGTCTAAAGACTAAACTAATTAAAAAGTTAATgcgtttaataaaaaaaatggtcTTTAAATATTGTAgtgttttatttaataaaaaactatatacataatataaaaaaatattaaaaaatataatacCATACCCCCCTCCCTCCGGAGAGTGGGGGCTTTGGGCGATCGCCCACTTAGCCCCTCCCATGGGTCTCCGCTGACAACAGTTAGCAGTTTAAggcaatatttttttttaatcaatatCAGTGAATCGGATCGTAAACTTTCTTAGCTAGGATGATAGAATTACGAACTTATGGTGCCATTATACTTCATTTAGTTGCACTCTACGCATCATAAGTTGTATCATCTATATTGGACTAAAAATAAATGAACTAACTAATTtgaattacaaaaagaaaaacaattcAGATCGCTTAACTGCAAAACTGAACTGTTTTGCATGCTTAAGCCGACCCAAGCAACTGACTTGTTTAGTTTGTTGTTTTTTAAACCACAGTCAACATATCAACCTAAGATTGTCATGACTTCACTAAATCGAGCCGCACCAGACCTTAAACACCCTTGCTAATACAAATACCAAGTTGCtataaaatgaacaaaaagaTTGGATATTATAAAAAGAATCACTATAAATATGATTATTTGGGTTGTTTTTTAATAGTTGGTGACGCCAAGACGACAGTGTTGCGACGTGTTACCATCATCGTGGCGTGAAGAGTTGGAAATTGGCATAAGGGAGTGTCATGAAGATGAACTGATTCGGTAGTATTCATTTAATaatatgttatgtgttaatgcAAGGGTGTTCACGGTCCAGTTAAAAAGCGTAGAACAATTCAAATTAGTCATTAGGTTGGTCTTGTAGACAATTTATTTTTAACACTTTTGAGTGTTGGCTTGAATATTTTTTAAGCCGTCCTAACCGGTTTGAATTGTGGCTTATACTGAAACCTGCTGAATAAATAGCAAATGATCGatcaaacaaatcaagaatggATTACTAATTTATCAGAGTGGGGGAAAAATAATATTGAAAAGGTTAAAAGTTTGATGAAaataagagatataataaaaagatgaaaataaaaaaatagatttttgtaaaattgatttaaattaaaataaaattaggtgttacattgataaaattaaaaagaattgaagggtattttagtcattatattgataattttggtgttagtacccaaaggtgtttcaaaattgaaaccataaaacctaaaccttttaaaaaaaaacttagtaCCTAAAGGCGAAACTAGATATAAACCATAGGACCCATTTGTGAAATTAACTCTTTATTTAATTACTTGTTTTTTCATTTCTATGAATTAAGAGAAAATTTTGTTTTAAGAATGATTTTTTTTACTAAGGCTTAGCGGGGTGGGTTGGGCTCAGGACCGGCGAGCCAGGTCGGGCATCGTCCACACCGTCGCCAACCGCGTCGTCCACGTCGCCAACGTCCTCCCTCGGCCTTGCTGAACGGGCCAATCTCTTTTTATCTCAAACACACACATATGTCATTATTTAATTTACTTATAAGGCCAAAATTTTATAGTACCaaaatatctttttttttctACTTTATAAAGAGTGTCACATGTCAATATTACAATCCTTTTTATACTATTTAGGTAAAACCCAttttttagtggatccttccaCTATTTTAATGTTATGTGATCTTAAGTCTTTACAATATTTTAATGTAACGTAGTCTTTACGGTATTTTAATGTAACGCGATAATACAAGATACTTTTGTTGATAACCTACCTGGAAATAATCATGGGCTTAGGGAGGAGTACGATACTTGTAATAGTGTCTAATGTTAAAAAATGATATAAATCATATGATTATGAAACTCCGGTTTTGGACAGAATTATTCATAATAGACTTGTGTATCATATGAGTTGAATAAAGAAAATATTAAATGGTTAACAATGAAAATATATGAATTTTATTATCAAATAAAAAACACACGAAAAAAATTAATTATAGAGTAAAAATTTGCATATTGGTAAAAATAAATCATATTATCTTGAATACTATATATAATTTATCACGTATAATTTTTTAAATTCCTTTTTTACCTCTAAACTTATGGAGACGCCTCTACATACAAATTTGGTTTTACCATGAGTTTACCATCAtcattgaaggggtatggtctcaAAAACCCGCGCAACCCTTCCTCCAGGTCGGCGCGAcagaccatactccttaatcaATTACACTTCCGATCTCAATCCCGCACGGGCTGAGCAGCACTCGCCACCGTCGCGCGCGGTCCAAACGAGACAAACTAACAACTTAGCATCTAGAAGTGGAGCCTCCAAGCGCCCATACCTTGCGCAGGCCAGTTCCATGTGAAACATGAGCCGCGCAAGGACGCGGCGTAAAGACA encodes the following:
- the LOC110909660 gene encoding uncharacterized protein LOC110909660, which codes for MFNYRLINLIFTCSSLGLILYLFFSSFLLLPNTRILSHAADQFSYPTSIDHIVFGIASNAKTWPESKEYVTMWWKPDNMRGCVFLDVPLDDSNTSLLPPVCISDDTSRFRYTWRGGFRSAIRVARVVSETVALNHTNVRWFVFGDDDTLFFPENLVKTLSKYDHDLPYFIGSNSESFVQNRLFSFSMAFGGAGFAISYPLAKTLAKVLDSCLERYPHLYGSDGRIYSCLAELGVGITRESGFHQMDMAGNPFGILAAHPMAPLVSLHHTDYLDPIFPKMTNRDAIRHLYKAAELDPHRILQQTVCYDRWFSWTISISWGYAVEVFDTHVLLPDVLRVPETFRPWRKGSLLSTLFSFDTREHDEDPCKRPMVFHMNTTVRDGDETISIYRAMEKGNCTTTLGSPREIELVKVHAQKLNLSMKQLVTPRRQCCDVLPSSWREELEIGIRECHEDELIR